In Aquiflexum balticum DSM 16537, a single genomic region encodes these proteins:
- a CDS encoding universal stress protein: MKRIIVPIDFSSYSNNAFLSALKIAQKSNSSITLVNVVSTELEWKNLSKEKKSQNPEILDMEAEAKDKLKAFIMDHDLNAVPVEAVVEIGVPHQEIIETANKHAADLIVIGAYGIGHTNEKFVGSNLQKVLRNANCPVLAVKKAMNGNDLRKMTFASRFNEDSRPAFMKMKPLLKDFQTSVHFLYVNTPSDFINSNEAESKMDKYAKGLEDLVIHKHVYSHQEAENGIVEFAKKNKIGFIGIASNNRKLKSTYQIGTTDTVLFKSDIPVLSVKME, translated from the coding sequence ATGAAAAGAATAATTGTTCCTATCGATTTCTCATCTTATTCTAACAATGCATTCTTAAGTGCTTTAAAAATTGCCCAAAAATCAAACAGTAGCATTACATTGGTCAATGTGGTAAGTACTGAGTTGGAATGGAAAAACCTTTCTAAAGAAAAAAAGAGCCAAAATCCGGAAATCTTGGATATGGAAGCCGAGGCAAAGGATAAACTTAAAGCCTTTATAATGGACCATGACCTGAATGCCGTACCGGTAGAGGCCGTTGTAGAAATCGGCGTACCTCATCAGGAAATAATTGAAACTGCCAATAAACATGCTGCTGACCTCATTGTAATCGGCGCATATGGTATTGGACATACCAATGAGAAATTTGTCGGTTCCAATCTTCAAAAAGTATTGAGGAATGCGAATTGTCCGGTTCTAGCGGTCAAAAAAGCAATGAATGGTAACGACCTTAGAAAAATGACCTTTGCATCGAGATTCAATGAAGATTCAAGACCGGCATTTATGAAGATGAAACCACTATTGAAGGATTTCCAAACATCTGTTCATTTTCTATATGTCAATACACCATCTGATTTCATCAATTCCAATGAGGCGGAAAGTAAAATGGACAAATATGCAAAAGGATTGGAAGATTTGGTCATTCATAAACATGTTTATAGTCATCAAGAGGCTGAAAACGGAATTGTTGAATTTGCCAAAAAAAATAAAATAGGTTTCATTGGCATTGCATCAAATAACAGAAAATTAAAATCAACCTATCAGATAGGTACGACAGACACCGTACTTTTCAAATCTGATATTCCTGTACTTAGTGTCAAAATGGAATAA
- a CDS encoding PepSY-associated TM helix domain-containing protein, with the protein MNNISKTARNTRIYRRIHKVISITFVVFLLIIGVTAILLAWKKEMKLIPKTQSTKVDNPGDWIRLEQMIVIGQTFMRDSIGKSDLIDRVDVRPDKGIAKIVFKKHFTEIQIDGFSGEVLSIKQRNSDLVEKIHDGSILDFLMETDSESSKIIYSTLTSLGLIFLCITGFYLWYNPRKMKRLKKKPEM; encoded by the coding sequence ATGAATAACATCTCAAAAACAGCCAGAAATACTAGGATTTATAGAAGAATACATAAAGTGATCAGTATCACTTTCGTTGTTTTTTTGTTGATCATTGGTGTTACAGCAATTCTCTTGGCTTGGAAAAAGGAAATGAAACTGATCCCTAAGACCCAATCCACGAAAGTTGATAACCCAGGAGATTGGATCCGTTTGGAGCAAATGATTGTAATAGGTCAAACCTTTATGAGAGACAGCATTGGGAAGAGTGACTTGATTGATAGGGTAGATGTGCGTCCTGATAAAGGGATAGCGAAAATTGTTTTCAAGAAGCATTTTACTGAAATTCAGATTGATGGTTTTTCAGGAGAGGTATTATCCATCAAACAACGGAATTCCGATTTGGTGGAAAAAATTCATGATGGTAGTATATTGGATTTTTTAATGGAGACGGACTCGGAAAGTTCAAAAATAATTTATAGTACATTGACTTCCTTAGGTTTGATTTTTTTGTGTATAACAGGGTTTTATCTTTGGTACAATCCCCGGAAGATGAAAAGATTAAAAAAGAAGCCTGAAATGTAA
- the metH gene encoding methionine synthase: MSKIKKYNVLKLSGLEPLVFTPEINFVNIGERTNVTGSKKFARLILNGQYDEALEVALDQVRGGAQILDVCMDEGMLDGAAAMKKFLNLIASEPEISRIPIMIDSSRWEIILEGLKCVQGKGIVNSISLKNGEKEFIHQAKTIKKFGAAVVVMAFDEAGQADTYQRRIDICKRSYDILVNEVRFNPQDIIFDPNIFPVATGMDEHRKNALDFFHATQWIKQNLPGAKVSGGVSNVSFSFRGNDPVREAMHAAFLYHAIRHGMDMGIVNPSMLEVYDDIPKDLLQKVEDVLFDKSEDATEALLTFAETVKASGKKEVASEEWRNDPIEKRIEHALVKGIIDYVIEDTEEARLAYKNPLKVIEGPLMDGMNVVGDLFGEGKMFLPQVVKSARVMKKAVAYLEPFMPKIGDLDYNAEQSSIKKILLATVKGDVHDIGKNIVGVVLACNSYQIIDLGVMVDAQKIIDEAIKNQVDIIGLSGLITPSLDEMVYVASEMERQGLDIPLLIGGATTSRIHTAVKIDPVYSGIVVHVTDASKSVPIAGEAISEETKAEYKVKLKETYRQLRIEHEAKQMVKQMATLEEAKANPVFIDWENYEPLIPKKLGEKVWEELDLSILRDYIDWTPFFSTWMLSGKYPKILEDPIVGNEAKKLFSDANSILDELIAEKWISAKAIVSLFPVRRNGDDVTVLKNEMETPFKFHFLRQQGKKGKGVPNRSLADYIHPDKIDYMGGFAVTAGWGIEAKLAEYQKVHDDYHDIMLKSLADRLAEAGAEYLHEVVRRELWGYEKSGKLDNDSLIREEYLGIRPAPGYPACPEHSEKRTLFDLLEVEKKTGITLTESYAMYPTSSVSGFYFGHPESRYFGLGKIGEDQVSDYAIRKGVSKAQAERWLSPNLAYSPSLQIQEK; the protein is encoded by the coding sequence ATGAGTAAAATAAAAAAGTATAATGTCTTGAAACTTTCCGGGTTGGAGCCTTTGGTTTTTACTCCGGAGATAAATTTTGTGAATATCGGTGAGCGTACCAATGTTACCGGATCCAAGAAATTTGCACGTTTGATTCTCAATGGGCAATATGATGAAGCATTGGAAGTAGCATTGGATCAAGTGAGGGGTGGAGCACAAATATTGGATGTCTGTATGGATGAAGGGATGTTGGATGGGGCAGCCGCCATGAAAAAGTTTCTTAACCTTATTGCTTCCGAACCGGAAATAAGCCGAATTCCCATCATGATTGACAGTTCCAGGTGGGAGATAATTCTGGAAGGGCTGAAATGCGTTCAGGGTAAAGGAATTGTCAATTCCATTAGCTTGAAAAACGGAGAAAAAGAATTTATCCATCAGGCAAAGACCATCAAGAAATTTGGAGCCGCAGTGGTGGTAATGGCATTTGATGAAGCAGGTCAGGCAGATACCTATCAGCGAAGAATTGATATTTGTAAAAGGAGCTATGATATTTTGGTCAATGAAGTCCGGTTCAATCCACAGGATATTATTTTTGATCCTAATATTTTTCCTGTGGCAACCGGTATGGATGAACACCGAAAGAATGCCTTGGACTTTTTTCACGCTACCCAATGGATCAAACAAAACCTTCCCGGTGCCAAGGTCAGTGGGGGAGTGAGTAATGTCAGTTTTTCCTTCAGAGGAAATGATCCTGTAAGGGAAGCCATGCACGCTGCTTTTCTATACCATGCCATCCGTCATGGAATGGATATGGGTATTGTCAACCCATCTATGTTGGAAGTTTATGACGATATCCCAAAAGACCTTTTGCAAAAAGTCGAAGATGTTCTTTTTGACAAGAGTGAAGATGCAACCGAAGCATTGTTGACATTTGCCGAAACTGTCAAAGCATCAGGAAAAAAGGAAGTGGCAAGTGAAGAATGGAGAAATGATCCTATTGAAAAAAGGATTGAACATGCTTTGGTTAAAGGCATCATAGATTATGTGATCGAAGATACTGAAGAGGCAAGATTGGCATATAAAAACCCATTGAAAGTAATCGAAGGTCCTTTAATGGATGGGATGAATGTAGTGGGGGATTTGTTCGGTGAAGGCAAAATGTTTTTGCCGCAGGTAGTCAAATCGGCGAGGGTAATGAAAAAAGCAGTCGCTTACCTTGAACCCTTTATGCCAAAAATCGGGGATTTGGATTATAATGCCGAACAAAGCAGTATCAAAAAAATCCTTTTGGCCACAGTCAAAGGAGATGTACATGATATCGGTAAAAATATTGTGGGTGTTGTCCTGGCTTGCAACAGTTACCAAATCATCGATTTGGGGGTCATGGTAGATGCGCAAAAGATTATAGATGAGGCCATCAAAAATCAAGTAGATATTATTGGCTTAAGCGGATTGATCACTCCCTCCTTGGATGAAATGGTTTATGTAGCTTCTGAAATGGAACGTCAAGGATTGGATATTCCCTTGTTGATAGGAGGTGCAACTACTTCTAGAATTCATACTGCGGTAAAAATTGATCCTGTGTATAGTGGAATAGTGGTGCATGTTACCGACGCTTCGAAATCTGTGCCTATTGCAGGAGAGGCAATCAGCGAAGAAACAAAGGCTGAATACAAAGTCAAACTCAAAGAAACTTACCGACAGCTCAGAATAGAACATGAGGCAAAGCAAATGGTGAAGCAAATGGCCACTTTAGAAGAAGCCAAAGCCAACCCGGTTTTCATAGATTGGGAAAACTATGAACCATTGATTCCTAAAAAACTTGGCGAAAAGGTATGGGAAGAATTGGACTTATCCATACTCAGGGATTATATAGATTGGACACCGTTTTTCAGTACTTGGATGCTTTCAGGTAAATATCCCAAGATCCTGGAAGATCCTATTGTAGGAAATGAAGCCAAAAAATTATTTTCAGATGCCAATAGCATATTGGATGAGCTGATTGCTGAAAAATGGATTTCTGCCAAAGCTATTGTCAGCTTATTCCCAGTGAGAAGGAATGGTGATGATGTAACAGTATTGAAAAATGAAATGGAAACTCCTTTCAAATTTCATTTCCTTCGTCAGCAAGGCAAGAAGGGAAAAGGAGTACCAAACCGTTCACTTGCAGATTATATTCATCCTGATAAAATTGATTATATGGGCGGATTTGCTGTCACAGCAGGATGGGGGATTGAAGCCAAATTAGCTGAATATCAAAAGGTACATGACGATTACCATGATATCATGTTAAAATCTTTAGCAGACCGATTGGCTGAAGCAGGTGCAGAGTATTTGCATGAAGTGGTGAGAAGGGAATTATGGGGCTATGAAAAGAGCGGAAAGTTAGACAATGATTCTCTCATTAGAGAAGAATATCTGGGAATCAGGCCTGCACCAGGATATCCTGCTTGTCCTGAACATTCCGAAAAAAGGACACTTTTTGACTTACTTGAGGTAGAAAAGAAAACCGGAATAACTCTCACAGAAAGTTACGCGATGTATCCCACCTCTTCTGTCAGCGGATTTTATTTCGGACATCCTGAAAGCAGGTATTTTGGACTAGGAAAAATAGGAGAAGATCAGGTATCTGATTATGCAATAAGAAAAGGAGTCAGCAAGGCGCAAGCTGAACGTTGGTTGTCGCCCAATCTGGCATATTCACCATCCTTACAAATACAGGAAAAATAA
- a CDS encoding Na/Pi cotransporter family protein, whose product MIQDDIFDFWKFLAGIGLFLWGMYQLETAIKELGGKSFRHLLQRFTDTAWKGILVGTLITAILQSSSLVTLMVLAFLGAGVINLKNAIGVILGANLGTTVTAWIVATLGFKMSVAAFSMPFLGLGSLLFLFASGRPLLRNIGAFSVGFGLLFLGLDFMKTAIEAVADQIDLSEFHEYGLWIYLIIGIVITALIQSSSAMVVIILSTMSAGMIELTEGAVLVIGANIGTTVTVGIGSLNGSADKKRLALAHFLFNVITGLLIFSFIRPLIDITMSIFSISDPLMELVLLNTIINLVGIVLFFPFIPKLEKWLKKRFSKFEPKGISVYTKNVSPKVPEAAIAALEKDIHLAFEKTIEFMINVWNVGESDNENVSFWRKILQQPHDLSGQYKEIKNLEDELTKYHLLVQEENLSIIEAQKLTSLMLALRTMVYGAKDLKDVMHNIQDMEDEEDILVREYYDELKAFTFDFLKKIKEYILREDFSDEVPDWIGENGKHYKKFISELYQKIKVKPMEFPVSTLTNVIKQVVSGLDNLGSAVIHWKHQKKDVIDMI is encoded by the coding sequence ATGATTCAAGATGATATTTTTGATTTTTGGAAATTTTTGGCAGGAATTGGTTTATTCCTATGGGGCATGTATCAGCTGGAAACAGCAATCAAAGAACTTGGAGGCAAATCATTTAGACATTTACTTCAAAGATTTACGGATACGGCTTGGAAGGGGATACTTGTTGGGACCCTCATTACAGCAATTTTACAGAGTAGTTCCTTAGTTACCTTGATGGTGTTGGCATTTTTGGGTGCAGGGGTTATCAATTTAAAAAATGCCATTGGAGTTATTCTGGGCGCTAATTTAGGGACTACCGTGACCGCATGGATAGTTGCAACTTTAGGTTTTAAGATGAGTGTAGCTGCTTTTTCCATGCCGTTTTTGGGACTCGGAAGTCTTTTGTTTCTATTTGCTTCAGGTAGACCCTTGCTTAGGAATATCGGAGCTTTTTCGGTAGGATTTGGATTGTTGTTTTTGGGGTTGGATTTTATGAAGACCGCAATTGAAGCAGTGGCAGACCAAATTGATCTGAGTGAATTTCATGAATACGGTCTTTGGATTTATCTTATAATCGGAATTGTAATCACTGCACTGATCCAATCAAGCTCCGCAATGGTAGTAATTATTTTAAGCACCATGAGTGCCGGAATGATAGAACTGACAGAGGGTGCTGTTTTGGTAATCGGAGCAAATATTGGAACTACTGTAACAGTAGGAATCGGATCTCTGAACGGATCCGCAGATAAAAAAAGACTGGCGTTGGCACATTTCCTTTTTAATGTGATCACGGGATTGCTGATCTTTTCTTTCATCAGACCTTTGATTGATATAACGATGTCTATTTTTTCAATTTCAGACCCACTGATGGAGTTGGTTTTACTCAATACCATTATTAACCTTGTTGGGATTGTCCTGTTTTTTCCTTTCATCCCAAAATTGGAGAAATGGCTCAAAAAACGGTTTTCTAAATTTGAGCCCAAAGGGATTTCAGTTTATACTAAAAACGTTAGTCCTAAGGTACCTGAAGCTGCGATTGCGGCTTTGGAAAAAGACATCCATTTGGCATTCGAGAAAACAATTGAATTCATGATCAATGTCTGGAATGTGGGTGAGAGTGACAATGAAAATGTATCTTTTTGGAGGAAAATCCTTCAGCAGCCCCATGACCTTTCAGGGCAGTATAAAGAAATCAAAAACCTGGAGGATGAACTTACCAAATATCATCTTTTGGTACAGGAAGAAAATCTTAGCATCATTGAAGCACAAAAGCTTACCTCTCTGATGCTGGCATTGAGAACAATGGTCTATGGCGCCAAAGACTTAAAAGATGTCATGCACAATATCCAAGATATGGAGGATGAGGAGGATATTCTTGTGAGGGAGTACTATGATGAACTGAAAGCCTTTACATTTGATTTTTTGAAGAAAATAAAGGAATACATTCTTCGAGAGGATTTTTCAGATGAGGTTCCTGATTGGATCGGTGAAAATGGAAAACATTACAAGAAATTCATTTCGGAATTGTACCAAAAAATCAAAGTTAAACCAATGGAATTCCCTGTATCTACCCTTACCAATGTGATCAAACAAGTAGTTTCCGGTTTGGATAATCTAGGTAGTGCGGTGATTCATTGGAAGCACCAGAAAAAAGATGTGATTGACATGATATAG
- a CDS encoding Crp/Fnr family transcriptional regulator: MEIEDLKEKLPNITDPKLLAELLKFGTVHIFQSGKIITEPGQFIKMVPIVLEGAIKIMRMDEDGKELFLYYLEPGETCALSLTCCSSSRPSEIKAVAEEKTVLLGIPVQKHEEWTDQFKQWKEFVAMTYQSRFQEMLVALDAVAFKRMDERLMRYIVTKMKQQKTNELHTTHQEISNELGTSREVISRLLKQLEKKKWIELGRNIIYIRDDFEELISN, from the coding sequence ATGGAAATTGAAGATTTAAAAGAAAAACTACCCAATATAACCGATCCCAAATTGTTGGCTGAATTGCTGAAATTTGGTACTGTGCATATTTTTCAGTCAGGAAAGATCATAACCGAACCAGGCCAATTTATTAAAATGGTCCCCATTGTCCTTGAAGGGGCAATCAAAATCATGCGGATGGATGAAGATGGGAAGGAGTTGTTTCTATACTATTTGGAGCCAGGTGAAACCTGTGCATTATCACTGACTTGCTGTTCCTCTTCCAGACCTAGTGAAATCAAAGCTGTGGCGGAAGAGAAAACAGTGTTATTGGGCATTCCTGTTCAAAAACACGAAGAATGGACCGATCAATTTAAGCAATGGAAAGAGTTTGTAGCGATGACCTATCAATCACGATTTCAAGAAATGTTGGTGGCATTGGATGCTGTTGCCTTCAAAAGGATGGATGAAAGATTAATGAGGTATATAGTTACCAAAATGAAGCAGCAAAAAACCAATGAACTGCATACCACTCATCAGGAAATTTCCAATGAATTGGGAACATCCAGAGAAGTGATTTCCAGATTACTCAAGCAATTGGAAAAAAAGAAGTGGATAGAACTTGGAAGAAATATCATTTATATCCGAGATGATTTTGAGGAGTTAATCAGCAATTGA
- a CDS encoding hydroxymethylglutaryl-CoA lyase: protein MIKLVECPRDAMQGRSEFIDTAIKAAYINQLSQVGFDTIDFGSFVSPKAVPQMRDTEEVLSLLDLFNAKSKLLAIVVNRRGAEDALHFEEIDYLGFPLSVSETFQQRNTNKSINEALDTVEEIQNLCEVKGKTLVTYLSMGFGNPYGDPFSSELVAQFVHHLDELGIKIISFADTVGSATPELISELYTVNSKEFPRIEFGLHLHTHPQLLKPKIDAAVASGCMRFDGAIKGYGGCPFAEDELVGNVATESLIAILEGHGFDLNLNKIEFVEAMKLANVVFH from the coding sequence ATGATTAAATTGGTCGAATGCCCAAGAGATGCTATGCAGGGGCGGAGTGAATTCATAGATACGGCAATTAAAGCTGCATATATCAACCAACTATCACAGGTTGGGTTTGACACCATAGATTTTGGGTCTTTTGTAAGCCCAAAAGCCGTTCCTCAGATGCGGGATACTGAAGAGGTATTGTCCCTGCTTGATTTGTTCAATGCCAAATCCAAACTCTTGGCCATAGTTGTCAATAGGAGAGGCGCTGAGGATGCCTTGCATTTTGAAGAGATTGACTATTTAGGTTTTCCGCTATCGGTATCTGAGACTTTTCAGCAGAGAAATACCAATAAATCCATTAATGAAGCCTTGGATACTGTGGAGGAAATACAGAATCTGTGCGAAGTAAAGGGGAAAACTTTGGTAACCTATTTGAGTATGGGTTTTGGAAATCCATATGGAGATCCATTTTCTTCAGAATTGGTTGCCCAATTTGTCCATCACTTAGATGAATTGGGGATAAAAATCATTTCATTTGCTGATACCGTTGGTTCTGCTACACCTGAGTTGATCTCCGAACTGTACACTGTCAATTCAAAGGAATTCCCGCGAATCGAATTTGGATTACACTTACATACCCATCCTCAATTACTGAAACCAAAAATTGATGCAGCGGTAGCATCGGGTTGTATGAGATTTGACGGGGCCATCAAAGGCTATGGTGGATGTCCATTTGCTGAAGATGAATTGGTAGGAAATGTAGCTACCGAATCCTTGATTGCGATCTTGGAAGGCCATGGTTTTGATCTCAATCTGAATAAAATTGAATTTGTAGAGGCCATGAAACTGGCCAATGTGGTTTTTCACTGA
- a CDS encoding carbonic anhydrase codes for MCRIDFEQYFENNRKWAKTVLTDNSSYFQEIKEGQHPKALLLGCSDSRVSPATVLGTGLGDLFIHRNIANVVSHSDLNFLSVMQYAVENLGVKDIIVYGHYGCGGIRAAYENNNNGLIDNWLATIKDVIRHHKSELTAIEDENERLNKLVELNVLEQIENIKQTSVYRDAIEKNLDIRLHAWVFDFSTGLVHDIKKKYNIKPAILQKNPVE; via the coding sequence ATGTGCAGAATAGATTTTGAACAGTATTTTGAAAATAACCGGAAATGGGCAAAAACTGTATTGACAGATAATAGTTCTTACTTCCAGGAAATCAAAGAAGGTCAACATCCAAAAGCATTATTGCTTGGATGTTCGGATAGCCGGGTTTCACCTGCCACCGTTTTAGGTACCGGTTTAGGTGATCTGTTTATCCATAGAAACATTGCCAATGTGGTCTCCCATTCAGATCTCAACTTTCTTTCTGTCATGCAATATGCAGTGGAAAACCTGGGCGTCAAAGACATCATAGTTTATGGGCATTATGGATGCGGAGGCATCAGGGCTGCCTATGAAAACAACAATAATGGTCTGATAGACAATTGGCTGGCTACTATAAAAGACGTCATCCGGCACCACAAATCGGAATTGACGGCCATAGAAGATGAAAATGAAAGATTAAATAAACTGGTTGAATTAAATGTACTGGAACAAATAGAAAATATCAAGCAGACTTCAGTATATAGGGATGCAATCGAAAAAAACCTGGATATCAGACTTCATGCATGGGTTTTTGATTTTTCTACCGGACTGGTTCATGATATAAAAAAGAAATACAATATTAAACCAGCGATACTCCAAAAAAATCCGGTTGAATAA
- a CDS encoding SDR family NAD(P)-dependent oxidoreductase, translating into MNLLGKTAIITGGAGGIGKATAKMFLAEGIQGVLLVDLSEDSLKEAKTELESDKVYYFAADVSKSDQVKAYTDKAVELFGSLDIVFLNAGFEGVVKPLTEYPEEGFDKVLAVNVKGVWLGMKYAFPYLQKNGGGSVIITSSVAGFRGTALMLAYTTSKHAVIGTMRVAALEGAPHQIRVNTIHPGPVDNRMMRSLEDGFAPGAGEEVKKGFESKVPLGRYAVNEDIANLATFLASDKSKYITGATYCIDGGFTI; encoded by the coding sequence ATGAATTTACTTGGGAAAACAGCAATTATTACAGGAGGAGCAGGAGGAATCGGAAAGGCTACTGCCAAAATGTTTCTAGCTGAAGGAATTCAGGGAGTGCTTTTAGTGGATTTGAGTGAAGACTCATTGAAAGAAGCTAAAACTGAACTGGAAAGTGATAAGGTTTATTACTTTGCTGCTGATGTCAGCAAAAGTGATCAGGTAAAAGCATATACGGATAAAGCAGTTGAATTATTTGGCAGCTTGGATATAGTTTTTCTCAATGCCGGATTTGAGGGAGTTGTGAAGCCTCTGACTGAATATCCTGAGGAAGGGTTTGACAAAGTTCTGGCAGTCAATGTCAAAGGTGTTTGGCTCGGCATGAAGTATGCTTTTCCGTATTTGCAAAAAAATGGGGGAGGGTCTGTGATCATTACCTCTTCTGTAGCAGGTTTCAGAGGTACCGCTTTGATGCTGGCCTATACCACAAGTAAGCACGCCGTCATAGGAACCATGAGGGTAGCAGCCCTTGAAGGCGCGCCGCATCAGATAAGAGTCAACACCATTCACCCAGGACCTGTCGACAATAGAATGATGCGTTCTTTGGAGGATGGTTTTGCACCTGGAGCAGGAGAAGAGGTGAAGAAAGGATTTGAAAGCAAAGTTCCGCTTGGCAGATATGCCGTCAATGAAGATATAGCCAATTTAGCCACATTCCTTGCTTCAGATAAAAGCAAATATATAACAGGGGCGACTTATTGCATTGACGGAGGTTTTACGATTTAA
- the metF gene encoding methylenetetrahydrofolate reductase [NAD(P)H] — translation MKITEYIDQAEKTLFSFEILPPLKGQSLKELLVGIEPLMEFKPPFVDVTYHREEFIYKKHPNGLLEKVSTKKRPGTVGICAAIMNRFHVEAVPHLLCGGFTKEETENALIDLNFIGVQNVLALRGDAPKNEGKFVAEPHGHEYTKDLVAQIYGMNHGRYLHEETETGFHTDFCVGVGGYPEKHFEAPSLKFDLKHLKEKIDAGAEYIVTQMFFDNQKFFEFEKKVRDLGITVPIIPGLKPITTLGQISMLPRTFFLDLPDPLMDELEKCKTNADVKQVGIDWAIQQSKELVANGTKVLHYYTMSKADATYRIAKEVF, via the coding sequence ATGAAAATAACAGAATATATCGATCAAGCTGAAAAAACACTTTTTTCGTTTGAAATCTTACCACCGTTAAAAGGACAGAGCCTCAAAGAATTGTTGGTTGGGATTGAACCTTTAATGGAGTTTAAGCCTCCTTTTGTGGATGTAACCTATCATCGGGAAGAATTTATCTATAAAAAGCACCCAAATGGATTACTTGAAAAGGTAAGTACAAAAAAGAGACCTGGAACAGTCGGTATCTGCGCGGCGATTATGAACAGGTTCCATGTGGAAGCAGTTCCCCACTTATTATGTGGTGGTTTTACCAAAGAAGAAACTGAAAATGCTCTTATTGATCTCAATTTTATTGGTGTCCAGAATGTACTTGCCCTCAGAGGTGATGCACCAAAAAATGAAGGGAAGTTTGTAGCTGAACCCCATGGACACGAATATACAAAAGATCTTGTCGCCCAAATTTACGGTATGAATCATGGCAGGTATCTCCATGAAGAAACTGAAACAGGGTTTCATACTGACTTTTGTGTCGGAGTAGGAGGGTATCCCGAGAAGCATTTCGAGGCTCCGAGTTTGAAGTTTGACTTGAAACACCTGAAAGAAAAAATTGATGCCGGTGCTGAATACATCGTGACCCAGATGTTTTTTGACAACCAAAAATTCTTTGAATTTGAGAAAAAAGTAAGGGACTTGGGTATTACTGTGCCGATTATTCCTGGACTAAAACCTATCACAACTTTGGGTCAAATTTCCATGTTGCCAAGGACATTCTTTCTAGATCTTCCTGACCCATTAATGGACGAACTTGAAAAATGCAAAACCAATGCCGATGTAAAGCAGGTTGGTATTGATTGGGCTATTCAACAAAGTAAGGAGCTCGTTGCAAATGGAACTAAGGTTTTACATTATTATACTATGAGTAAGGCGGATGCGACTTATAGGATTGCAAAAGAGGTTTTTTAA